The following proteins are encoded in a genomic region of Haloarcula marina:
- a CDS encoding ATP-binding protein, translating to MKSPAISKQSLGTGYVVATGVTLSLALLAHAATTLGLTPVNVLVLGAGLLPALSLAGAHVWLPKSGLDGEQIWTVAEWCGLGVAVLTLVTIASYLPGVSGPPTTPTLLASSVAMGGFGGILVGALLELRRSHRRLDESSDVLVRVLRHDLRNELTVALGHLGELERTVDGDSERHAERLRESIDRLIATTDKAAKIDLARSADQRTQRPVDVVPYVREAARTARQADPDARVDVDLPEEAVVYADWMVATVVENIVENAVEHCEGDLRLHVTVACHATAVELQFVDNCEGIPPAELDVLDNREETPLRHSKGVGLWVITWIVEGYGGSVTFDADDDGNTVTVTLPAAGRLDGLRYIERR from the coding sequence ATGAAGTCCCCCGCGATTTCGAAGCAGTCGCTGGGGACCGGGTACGTCGTCGCCACGGGGGTGACGCTCTCGCTCGCGTTACTCGCTCACGCGGCGACGACGCTCGGCCTGACGCCGGTGAACGTGTTGGTTCTCGGCGCGGGATTGCTCCCGGCGCTGTCGCTCGCGGGTGCGCACGTCTGGTTACCCAAGAGCGGGCTAGACGGCGAGCAGATATGGACCGTCGCCGAGTGGTGTGGTCTGGGCGTGGCGGTGCTGACGCTGGTCACTATCGCCAGCTATCTCCCCGGCGTCTCGGGGCCGCCCACGACGCCGACCCTGCTCGCGAGCAGCGTCGCGATGGGCGGATTCGGCGGTATCCTCGTCGGCGCGCTGCTGGAACTCCGGCGGTCTCACCGGCGACTCGACGAGAGCAGCGACGTGCTCGTTCGCGTGCTTCGTCACGACCTGCGCAACGAACTCACCGTGGCGCTCGGCCACCTCGGCGAACTCGAACGCACCGTCGACGGCGACTCAGAACGCCACGCCGAGCGACTCAGAGAGAGCATCGACCGACTCATCGCGACCACCGATAAGGCGGCCAAAATCGACCTCGCGCGCTCGGCCGACCAGCGCACGCAACGGCCCGTCGACGTGGTCCCCTACGTCCGCGAGGCGGCCCGGACCGCCCGGCAGGCCGACCCCGACGCACGGGTCGACGTGGACCTCCCCGAGGAGGCCGTCGTGTACGCCGACTGGATGGTCGCCACCGTCGTCGAGAACATCGTCGAGAACGCCGTCGAACACTGCGAGGGCGACCTACGGCTTCACGTCACCGTCGCCTGTCACGCGACGGCGGTGGAACTGCAATTCGTCGATAACTGCGAGGGCATTCCCCCGGCGGAACTCGACGTCCTCGACAACCGCGAGGAGACGCCCCTCCGTCACTCGAAGGGGGTCGGTCTCTGGGTGATTACGTGGATAGTCGAGGGCTACGGCGGGTCGGTGACGTTCGACGCTGACGACGACGGGAACACGGTGACGGTGACCCTCCCGGCGGCCGGACGACTCGACGGTCTCCGGTATATCGAGCGCCGGTGA
- a CDS encoding HalOD1 output domain-containing protein produces MHRSGVSNTSIDVARTGFFDHGYWTTDGAELMTDSKHVHTLSKSTPPSQVVIYAVAEANGVDPMELDDCLYDCIDPDALDRLFTDPDGDSLATLTFTMSDCRVEVDSSGAIIVTPIITDSKVAEATA; encoded by the coding sequence ATGCATCGTAGCGGCGTGTCGAACACTTCAATAGACGTAGCCAGAACGGGTTTTTTCGATCACGGATATTGGACGACTGACGGAGCAGAACTAATGACGGACTCGAAACACGTTCACACACTATCGAAGTCGACACCGCCAAGCCAGGTAGTTATCTACGCTGTCGCGGAGGCGAACGGCGTCGACCCAATGGAGTTAGACGACTGTCTCTACGACTGTATCGACCCCGACGCTCTGGACCGGCTGTTCACCGACCCCGACGGCGACTCTCTGGCGACGCTGACGTTCACCATGTCCGACTGTCGCGTCGAGGTCGACAGCAGCGGGGCCATCATCGTGACGCCGATAATCACCGACTCGAAGGTCGCAGAGGCGACCGCGTAG
- a CDS encoding bacterio-opsin activator domain-containing protein: MSDSAGQGATGSARESPRALLDALVARLPAPALVVGSELSVLAANEEFAGLVDQPRAQVIGTGLHTLFDGVSRERIDANCDREDASLTAPSATTDDDRWVDFTFERNRSDGETVYLGVGHDVTTRYRHEQRLEQYERIIETIDDGVFTLDESFTIETVNSALASMSGYAEEELVGADASLLADEDALDEAAQIVSEIRRGERDVGTLLTELQRADGERHPVETRFSTYRDADGSHRQVGVVRDVSERLNFAEMLGELHDTTRQLLHAETKEAVTEIIAETASDVLGVPASTIYLFDRHENQLRRTATAGTDTSGVTASGHEPPTVVGPGDGLIWDVFVDDTEVTLETGDSYRPLDEFGVFYAQTSIDDDARTRELLDILTSSAEAALARVDRETVLREREAERRRRNEELRQLEQVNEILRRVDRALVEAGTCEEIEQAVCSELAESGWFSFAWVGTCDGDTVHPQQWAGRSSGYLDAISMSAVGDGGPPAIQTAQSGEPTVVRSITDDLRQEHWRTEAISRNFQSAISVPLSYDDYLYGVLTVYADQTDAFGDTLESVFLELGESIGNAMQEIASRQRHPTDSVVELELSLSTPESTLSRLAESLDGPVECEGVVPSGADTTRLFLRIADDGLALESLGGEIGRIETITQVSDDGRYEVTVNGSTVPATLLDYGAQLLEVEAEANHVDAVVHLAADTDVRAFVEQLERAYPSVQMHARRERSTQHLTENNLRAVLEERLTERQLEVLQTAYFSGFFDWPRETTGEEVASLLGITQPTVNRHLRVGERKLLELVLDED, translated from the coding sequence GTGAGTGATTCAGCGGGGCAGGGAGCTACAGGAAGCGCGCGCGAGTCGCCGAGGGCGTTACTGGACGCGCTCGTCGCACGGCTCCCCGCACCGGCGCTCGTCGTCGGTTCGGAACTATCGGTCCTCGCCGCGAACGAGGAGTTCGCGGGACTCGTCGACCAGCCACGGGCGCAGGTTATCGGGACGGGACTGCACACGCTGTTCGATGGGGTCTCCCGCGAGCGCATCGACGCGAACTGCGACCGCGAGGACGCCTCGCTCACCGCGCCGTCGGCGACCACCGACGACGACCGCTGGGTGGACTTCACATTCGAACGCAACCGCTCCGACGGCGAGACGGTGTATCTCGGCGTCGGTCACGACGTGACGACGCGATACCGTCACGAGCAGCGACTCGAACAGTACGAGCGGATAATCGAAACCATCGACGACGGCGTGTTTACGCTCGACGAGTCGTTCACCATCGAGACAGTCAACAGCGCCCTCGCCTCGATGTCCGGCTACGCCGAGGAGGAGTTGGTGGGTGCGGACGCCTCCCTGCTGGCGGACGAGGATGCGCTCGACGAGGCCGCCCAAATAGTGTCAGAGATACGGCGCGGCGAGCGCGACGTCGGGACGTTGCTGACCGAACTCCAGCGGGCTGACGGGGAGCGACACCCCGTCGAGACGCGGTTTTCGACCTATCGCGACGCGGACGGGAGTCACCGGCAGGTTGGCGTCGTCAGGGACGTGAGCGAGCGACTGAACTTCGCGGAGATGCTCGGCGAGCTACACGACACGACGCGACAGCTCCTCCACGCGGAGACGAAAGAAGCGGTGACGGAGATAATCGCCGAGACGGCTAGCGACGTACTCGGCGTTCCCGCATCGACTATCTACCTGTTCGACCGGCACGAGAACCAACTCCGGCGGACCGCGACGGCTGGGACCGACACGTCCGGAGTCACGGCATCGGGCCACGAGCCACCCACCGTCGTCGGCCCGGGTGACGGCCTCATCTGGGACGTGTTCGTCGACGACACTGAAGTCACGCTGGAGACGGGCGACAGCTATCGCCCGCTCGACGAGTTCGGCGTGTTCTACGCGCAGACCTCCATCGACGACGATGCCCGAACGCGGGAACTGCTCGACATCCTCACGAGTAGCGCCGAGGCGGCCCTCGCACGGGTCGACCGCGAGACGGTCCTGCGGGAACGGGAGGCCGAGCGGCGACGACGAAACGAGGAACTCAGACAGCTAGAGCAGGTCAACGAGATTCTCCGACGGGTCGACCGCGCCCTCGTCGAAGCCGGGACCTGCGAGGAGATAGAGCAGGCGGTCTGCTCCGAACTGGCCGAATCGGGTTGGTTCTCCTTCGCGTGGGTCGGGACGTGCGACGGCGACACCGTCCACCCACAGCAGTGGGCCGGGCGGTCGAGCGGGTACCTCGACGCGATTTCCATGTCCGCCGTCGGGGACGGGGGGCCGCCAGCGATCCAGACGGCCCAGTCCGGTGAGCCGACCGTGGTCCGCTCGATTACCGACGACCTCCGGCAGGAACACTGGCGGACGGAAGCTATCTCTCGGAACTTCCAGTCGGCAATCAGCGTTCCGCTCTCGTACGACGACTACCTCTACGGCGTGTTGACGGTGTACGCCGACCAGACCGACGCCTTCGGCGATACCCTCGAATCGGTGTTCCTCGAACTCGGCGAGAGCATCGGCAACGCGATGCAAGAGATAGCCTCTCGCCAGCGCCATCCCACGGACAGCGTCGTCGAACTCGAACTGTCGCTGTCAACGCCCGAGAGCACGCTCTCGCGACTCGCGGAATCGCTCGACGGCCCCGTCGAGTGCGAGGGCGTCGTGCCGAGTGGGGCAGACACCACGCGGTTGTTCCTGCGCATCGCGGACGACGGCCTCGCCCTGGAATCGCTCGGCGGGGAAATCGGCCGCATCGAGACGATAACGCAAGTGTCCGACGACGGGCGCTACGAGGTCACCGTCAACGGGTCGACGGTGCCAGCGACCCTGCTCGACTACGGCGCGCAACTCCTCGAAGTGGAAGCCGAGGCGAACCACGTCGACGCTGTCGTCCACCTCGCGGCCGATACCGACGTGCGGGCGTTCGTCGAGCAGTTAGAGCGGGCCTATCCGAGCGTCCAGATGCACGCGCGCCGGGAGCGCTCGACGCAACACCTGACCGAGAACAACCTGCGCGCGGTCCTCGAAGAGCGACTCACCGAGCGACAACTGGAAGTGTTGCAGACGGCGTACTTCAGCGGCTTCTTCGACTGGCCTCGGGAGACGACCGGCGAGGAAGTCGCCTCGCTCCTTGGTATCACGCAACCGACAGTAAACAGACACTTACGCGTCGGCGAGCGCAAACTGCTAGAACTCGTCTTAGATGAGGACTGA
- a CDS encoding HAD family hydrolase — MGYEAVIFDNDGVLLTLTSMTAHREGAREAFDRVGVADPHPDHVDEMSIGVSVDRLEAVCSAYDVAPETFWSARDAAISEAQCDEMTAGEKRPYDDIDTLADFDSPLGVVSSNQQATVDFAFDHFGLSHHFETVHAREPTIESLERKKPRPYYVERAVEELGVSDALFVGDNESDVRAAHNAGIDSAFIRRPHRVDADLGVTPDYEVWTLDDVRTIAD; from the coding sequence ATGGGCTACGAAGCAGTCATCTTCGACAACGACGGGGTCTTACTGACGCTGACGAGCATGACCGCCCATCGGGAGGGCGCCCGCGAGGCGTTCGACCGCGTCGGCGTCGCCGACCCCCACCCCGACCACGTCGACGAGATGAGCATCGGCGTGTCCGTCGACCGGTTGGAAGCGGTGTGTTCGGCCTACGACGTGGCACCGGAGACGTTCTGGTCGGCCCGTGACGCCGCCATCTCGGAGGCCCAGTGCGACGAGATGACCGCGGGCGAGAAACGGCCCTACGACGACATCGACACGCTCGCCGACTTCGACTCGCCGCTGGGCGTCGTCTCCTCGAACCAGCAGGCCACCGTCGACTTCGCGTTCGACCACTTCGGCCTCTCGCATCACTTCGAGACAGTCCACGCGCGCGAACCGACCATCGAGAGCCTCGAACGCAAGAAACCACGACCGTACTACGTCGAACGCGCCGTCGAGGAGTTGGGCGTCTCGGACGCCCTGTTCGTCGGCGACAACGAGTCGGACGTGCGGGCGGCCCACAACGCGGGCATCGACAGCGCGTTCATCCGTCGCCCGCACCGCGTCGACGCCGACCTCGGCGTGACCCCCGACTACGAGGTGTGGACGCTGGACGACGTGCGAACTATCGCCGACTGA
- a CDS encoding (R)-citramalate synthase: MSQHTLFGDHPATRPLDEVGEVQFLDTTLRDGEQAPGVSLTPDDKAAIARKLDAARIDVIEAGSACTGPGERETISRVAELDLDATVTSFCRGIRNDIDLAVECGVDGVNLVVPASDRHVEDKVGTSKADNVDSTVELVEYAKDHGLWVEVIGEDGSRADLDYLEELLGAAVEAGADRICWADTVGHATPDRALECVSRLSALGPVSTHTHDDLGLAVTNALVSIAAGADLVHGTINGIGERAGNVALEEVAIALDHGYGVETMDLTEVYDLAKLIANRTGIQLAPNKAVVGQNAFTHESGIHTDGTLKDDAMYEPYPPEKVGRERRLALGKHAGRAGVQAALDEHDVDVTDDQLADIVARVKEIGDRGKRVTDADLLTIADEVTGQEKDRRVELLGLTAVSGSDTPTASVRLAVDGEERKEAAVGSGPVDAAMNAAQTALSHTADATLEDYHVDAITGGTDAMVTVEITMSRGDDTVAVSASDSDITRASVRAMVDAMDRLVSDEGETLVADD, from the coding sequence GTGAGTCAGCACACACTGTTCGGGGACCACCCAGCGACGCGTCCCCTCGACGAGGTCGGTGAGGTACAGTTTCTGGATACGACCCTGCGCGACGGTGAGCAGGCCCCGGGCGTCTCGCTGACGCCGGACGACAAGGCGGCCATCGCGCGCAAACTCGACGCCGCGCGTATCGACGTCATCGAGGCGGGCAGCGCCTGCACCGGACCGGGCGAGCGCGAGACCATCTCGCGGGTCGCCGAACTCGACCTGGACGCGACAGTGACGAGTTTCTGCCGCGGCATCCGGAACGACATCGACCTCGCCGTGGAGTGCGGCGTCGACGGCGTCAATCTCGTCGTTCCGGCGAGCGACCGCCACGTCGAGGACAAGGTCGGCACCTCGAAAGCGGACAACGTCGACTCGACGGTCGAACTCGTCGAGTACGCCAAAGACCACGGCCTGTGGGTCGAGGTCATCGGCGAGGACGGCTCCCGCGCGGACCTGGACTACCTCGAAGAACTGCTCGGGGCGGCCGTCGAGGCCGGGGCCGACCGCATCTGCTGGGCCGACACCGTCGGTCACGCGACGCCGGACCGCGCCCTCGAATGCGTCTCGCGACTCTCCGCGTTGGGGCCGGTCAGCACCCACACCCACGACGACCTGGGACTGGCCGTGACGAACGCCCTCGTCTCTATCGCGGCGGGCGCGGACCTCGTCCACGGGACCATCAACGGCATCGGCGAGCGCGCCGGCAACGTCGCCTTAGAGGAGGTCGCCATCGCCTTAGACCACGGGTACGGCGTCGAGACGATGGACCTGACCGAGGTGTACGACCTCGCGAAACTCATCGCCAACCGGACGGGCATCCAGTTGGCCCCGAACAAGGCCGTCGTCGGACAGAACGCCTTCACCCACGAGTCGGGCATCCACACCGACGGCACCCTCAAGGACGACGCGATGTACGAACCGTACCCGCCCGAGAAGGTGGGTCGCGAGCGCCGCCTCGCCCTCGGGAAACACGCCGGGCGCGCGGGCGTGCAGGCCGCTCTCGACGAACACGACGTGGACGTGACCGACGACCAACTCGCGGACATCGTCGCCCGCGTGAAGGAAATCGGCGACCGGGGCAAGCGCGTCACCGACGCCGACCTCCTCACCATCGCGGACGAGGTGACCGGTCAAGAGAAGGACCGCCGGGTCGAACTGCTCGGCCTCACCGCCGTCTCGGGGTCGGACACCCCGACCGCGAGCGTGCGCCTCGCCGTCGACGGCGAGGAGCGAAAGGAGGCCGCCGTCGGGTCCGGCCCCGTCGACGCGGCGATGAACGCCGCCCAGACCGCCCTCTCGCATACGGCCGACGCGACGCTGGAGGACTACCACGTCGACGCCATCACCGGCGGGACCGACGCGATGGTCACCGTCGAGATAACGATGTCCCGCGGGGACGACACGGTGGCCGTCTCGGCGAGCGATTCGGACATCACCCGCGCGTCGGTTCGCGCGATGGTCGACGCGATGGACCGCCTCGTCTCCGACGAGGGCGAGACGCTGGTCGCTGACGACTGA
- a CDS encoding GMP synthase subunit A yields MTHIAVIDNHGQFTHLEQRALRDMGVDVELLDNDTPPADIDADGIVLSGGPDMDDIGNCPEYLDLDVPVLGICLGMQLIAAELGGRVDSGEYGGYADVTVEILDDEDPLVGSLAPETRVWASHADEVKEVPDGFERTATSDICGVEAMSDTDRNLYGVQWHPEVAHTEEGEAVFENFLAVCDRQSAPTQ; encoded by the coding sequence ATGACTCACATCGCCGTCATCGACAACCACGGCCAGTTCACCCATCTGGAGCAACGGGCGCTCCGGGACATGGGCGTGGACGTGGAACTGCTCGACAACGACACGCCGCCCGCGGACATCGACGCCGACGGCATCGTCCTCTCGGGCGGTCCCGACATGGACGACATCGGCAACTGCCCCGAGTATCTGGACCTCGACGTGCCGGTTCTGGGCATCTGTCTCGGGATGCAACTCATCGCCGCGGAACTCGGCGGCCGCGTCGACAGCGGGGAGTACGGCGGCTACGCCGACGTGACCGTCGAGATTCTGGACGACGAGGACCCGTTGGTCGGGTCGCTGGCCCCCGAAACCCGCGTCTGGGCGAGCCACGCCGACGAGGTGAAGGAAGTCCCCGACGGATTCGAGCGGACCGCCACGTCCGACATCTGCGGCGTCGAGGCGATGAGCGACACCGACCGAAACCTCTACGGCGTCCAGTGGCACCCCGAAGTCGCCCACACCGAAGAGGGCGAAGCCGTCTTCGAGAACTTCCTCGCCGTCTGTGACCGCCAGTCCGCACCGACACAATAA
- a CDS encoding DUF192 domain-containing protein: protein MRIVHEQGGTRRPLATTVDRAESMLEQSRGLMFRGSIPDDYGLVFPFDDAGRRFIHMLFVRFPIDVVWVADDVVQDVATMHPWRSFGWATADTVLELPAGAADGVDEGDRVLVEA from the coding sequence ATGCGTATCGTCCACGAACAGGGGGGGACCCGCCGACCGCTCGCGACGACCGTCGACCGGGCCGAGTCGATGCTCGAACAGTCGCGCGGCCTCATGTTCCGCGGGTCGATTCCCGACGACTACGGCCTCGTCTTTCCGTTCGACGACGCGGGGCGGCGGTTCATCCACATGCTGTTCGTCCGGTTTCCGATAGACGTGGTGTGGGTGGCCGACGACGTGGTACAGGATGTGGCGACCATGCACCCGTGGCGGTCGTTCGGATGGGCGACGGCCGACACCGTCCTCGAACTGCCCGCGGGTGCGGCCGACGGCGTCGACGAAGGCGATAGGGTCCTCGTCGAGGCCTGA
- a CDS encoding DUF7097 family protein has product MEKAPGGTSVGVDDPYDHVDRCDFVTDEGKCRWAREHGHHDPAFANARSAEDFRCPAAVGPDGDPDDAEWDWADCSHFRCRNRDRECIRCGLAERRMAHSEERPLLEEHHLSYSEAREAGTDERPSGRPDGEQGESPDGESDEAALSHEITVYLCRWCHAKVHGSWARIDDDASPDPEAIAEREGRRSREQSEMGFQSAAERFDDESNYQQ; this is encoded by the coding sequence ATGGAGAAGGCACCGGGCGGGACGAGCGTCGGCGTCGACGACCCCTACGACCACGTCGACCGCTGTGACTTCGTCACCGACGAGGGGAAGTGCCGCTGGGCGCGCGAACACGGTCACCACGACCCCGCGTTCGCGAACGCCCGGAGCGCCGAGGACTTTCGCTGTCCCGCGGCAGTGGGGCCTGACGGCGACCCCGACGACGCCGAGTGGGACTGGGCCGACTGTTCGCACTTCCGCTGTCGGAACCGCGACCGCGAGTGCATCCGCTGTGGCTTAGCGGAGCGGCGGATGGCCCACTCCGAGGAGCGACCCCTCCTGGAGGAACACCACCTCTCGTACAGCGAAGCGCGCGAGGCGGGAACTGACGAGCGGCCCTCGGGAAGGCCGGACGGTGAGCAAGGGGAATCGCCAGACGGAGAGTCGGACGAGGCGGCACTCAGCCACGAAATCACGGTGTATCTCTGCCGGTGGTGTCACGCGAAAGTCCACGGGTCGTGGGCGCGCATCGACGACGACGCCAGCCCTGACCCCGAGGCCATCGCAGAACGGGAGGGGCGACGGAGCCGCGAACAGTCCGAGATGGGCTTTCAGTCGGCCGCAGAGCGGTTCGACGACGAGTCCAATTATCAGCAGTGA
- a CDS encoding DUF2070 family protein codes for MTTTQGNLASLSRFIFKAPNWYASLTFALFIAALTGVAAFDSRFVLDDAWQGVFFIGFPTAIAGAVTPWVDRRFGGQLTPNRASLLALICELVTIAFLTVAGVVALVSPRLGQNFVFDVLLVALASIFAFRLLILMAVSRHSLLVAAVPASVQTVAAAGLLAVYSGATAFILDNPVLREMLARAEQAPPEIQGFIPADFVLLAVICAIYALAVWLFLVVIDQPWRSSLGVSALDFLRGFIGHIAEGSDELEAFFEDIGEEAIVPVTVLAVRRPDGTEKARFVLPMIHPGPMGEIGGGNLPKRVAAAADGLAFPPHATAGHDFNLVTEKEVDTILDTAEQAFEDIEYTDEATAGHRLTEGEATLTGQAFGDSAFVVTTYAPGCADDVDYSVGLSAMSEARSAAIENVLLVDAHNSNDGLEGDDLGHVVPGSQRSFDMIYGTGRLGEVLTDAERGPLRCGVAWDETPWTPKEGIGPLGIRTCVFEVGDHRTAYVLVDGNNMEPGLRGRILDAVDSVDTVEVMTSDTHIVNTVEAENQVGQAIPEADVVALVADLVDRAVADLEPVEAGMASDTAEVTVFGNDRTETLASTANAMVSLGGALAAAFILAVMAVSILIFLVAGV; via the coding sequence ATGACTACCACACAGGGGAACCTCGCCAGCCTCTCCCGGTTCATCTTCAAGGCCCCGAACTGGTACGCGAGTCTCACGTTCGCCCTGTTCATCGCCGCTCTCACCGGCGTGGCCGCGTTCGACTCGCGGTTCGTCCTCGACGACGCGTGGCAGGGCGTCTTCTTCATCGGCTTTCCGACGGCCATCGCGGGCGCCGTGACTCCGTGGGTCGACCGGCGCTTCGGCGGGCAGTTGACGCCGAACCGGGCGTCGCTGCTGGCGCTCATCTGCGAACTCGTCACCATCGCGTTCCTCACGGTTGCGGGCGTCGTCGCACTGGTGAGCCCCCGACTCGGCCAGAACTTCGTCTTCGACGTGTTGCTGGTGGCGCTGGCCTCCATCTTCGCGTTCCGCCTGCTCATCCTGATGGCCGTCTCCCGGCACTCACTGCTTGTGGCGGCCGTCCCGGCGAGCGTCCAGACCGTCGCCGCCGCGGGTCTGCTCGCCGTCTACAGCGGCGCGACGGCGTTCATCCTCGACAATCCCGTGCTCCGGGAGATGCTGGCCCGCGCCGAACAGGCCCCACCGGAGATTCAGGGGTTCATCCCCGCGGACTTCGTCCTCCTGGCGGTCATCTGCGCCATCTACGCGCTGGCCGTGTGGCTGTTTCTGGTGGTCATCGACCAACCGTGGCGCTCTTCGCTCGGCGTCTCCGCGCTGGACTTCCTGCGCGGGTTCATCGGCCACATCGCCGAGGGGTCGGACGAACTGGAGGCGTTCTTCGAGGACATCGGCGAGGAGGCCATCGTCCCGGTGACCGTCCTCGCGGTCCGCCGCCCCGACGGGACCGAGAAGGCCCGCTTCGTCCTGCCGATGATTCACCCCGGCCCGATGGGCGAAATCGGCGGCGGCAACCTCCCCAAGCGGGTGGCCGCCGCGGCCGACGGACTGGCGTTCCCGCCCCACGCCACCGCCGGACACGACTTCAACCTCGTCACCGAGAAGGAAGTGGACACGATTCTCGACACCGCAGAGCAGGCCTTCGAAGACATCGAGTACACCGACGAGGCGACGGCGGGCCACCGCCTTACCGAAGGCGAGGCGACGCTGACGGGACAGGCGTTCGGTGACAGCGCCTTCGTCGTCACCACCTACGCGCCGGGATGCGCCGACGACGTGGACTACTCGGTCGGCCTCTCGGCGATGTCCGAGGCCCGCTCGGCGGCTATCGAGAACGTCCTCCTCGTCGACGCCCACAACTCCAACGACGGACTCGAAGGCGACGACCTCGGGCACGTCGTCCCGGGGAGTCAGCGCTCGTTCGATATGATTTACGGCACCGGTCGACTCGGCGAGGTGTTGACCGACGCCGAGCGAGGACCGCTCCGCTGTGGCGTCGCGTGGGACGAGACGCCGTGGACTCCCAAAGAGGGAATCGGCCCGCTGGGCATCCGCACCTGCGTCTTCGAGGTCGGCGACCACCGGACCGCCTACGTCCTCGTCGACGGGAACAACATGGAACCCGGCCTCCGCGGCCGCATCTTGGACGCCGTCGACAGCGTCGACACGGTCGAAGTGATGACCAGCGACACCCACATCGTCAACACCGTCGAGGCCGAAAATCAGGTCGGACAGGCCATTCCCGAGGCCGACGTTGTCGCTCTCGTCGCCGATCTCGTCGACCGCGCGGTCGCCGACCTCGAACCCGTCGAGGCCGGGATGGCGAGCGACACCGCCGAAGTCACCGTGTTCGGCAACGACCGCACCGAGACGCTGGCGTCGACCGCCAACGCGATGGTGTCGCTCGGCGGCGCACTCGCCGCCGCGTTCATCCTCGCCGTGATGGCCGTCAGCATCCTCATCTTCCTCGTCGCTGGCGTGTGA